The genomic window CGGCTGCAGCTTGTTGTTGCCGGCGACGCGCAGCAGTGGCTTGCCGTTGGCGTCGCGGTCGAGCACGATCACGTCGCCGGGGTAGATGCGGTGCGGGTTCTTGATCTGGTCCTGGTTCATCCGCCAGATTTCCGGCCAGCGCCAGGGCTCGCTGAGAAACTTGGCGGAGATGCCCCACAGCGTGTCGCCGGGGACGACGATGTGGCGGTCGGGGGCGTTGTCGGCGATCTTCAGCGGCGCCGGGTCGGCGGCCTGGGCGAAGCTGGCGGCCAGCGCCAGCAGGAGCGCGGATATAATGCGGGTCATCGTGCTATCCTCATTCGAGCGCCCGGAACAACCGGTGCCTGGATCGTGTCATAGGGGCCGGATGGCTGCGGAGCACTTGCGCAGACAACCACTCTTTCCGCCCAGAGTCAAGACTTTGCGTTAGATTCTGCACGTAATTACTTCTTCGAGCAAGCTTTTTCATGGCACTTCTTCCCATTCTCCGCTTCCCCGATCCGCGTCTGCGGAAAGTCGCCGCGCCGGTCACGAAAGTTGACGACGGCATTCGCCGGCTGGCCGCCGACATGGCCGAAACGATGTACGAGGCGCCCGGGATCGGGCTGGCGGCGACCCAGGTCGATGTGCACAAGCAGGTGATCGTCATTGACGTTTCGGAAACCAAGGACCAGCTGCTGGTGCTGATCAATCCCGAGCTGCTGCACGACGAAGGGCTGCAGGTCGGCGAGGAAGGCTGCCTGTCGGTGCCCGGCATCTACGACAAGGTCGAGCGTGCCGAGAAGGTCGGCATCCGCTATCTCGACCTGCAGGGCGAGGCGCGGACGCTCGAGGCGGATGGCCTGCTCGCGGTGTGCATCCAGCACGAGATGGACCACCTGCGCGGCCAGGTCTTCGTCGACCACCTGTCGATGCTCAAGCAAACCCGGATCAAGGCCAAGCTCGCCAAGCAGGCGCGCATCACCGCCTGAGGCGCCCTGCCATGAAGCTGATCTTTGCCGGCACGCCGGAATTCGCGGCGACGGCCCTCGGCGCGTTGCTCGACGCCGGCCACGACGTCGCCCTCGTCCTCACCCAGCCGGACCGCCCGGCCGGCCGCGGCATGGCGCTGCAGGCCTCGCCGGTCAAGCGCCTGGCCGAGGCGCGCGGGCTGCCGGTGTTCCAGCCGACGACGCTGAAGGATCCGGTAGCGCAGGCGCAGCTCGCCGCCGTCGGCGTCGAGGCGATGGTGGTCGCCGCCTACGGCCTGCTCCTGCCGCAGGCGGTGCTCGACCTGCCCCGCCACGGCTGCCTCAACATCCACGCCTCGCTGTTGCCGCGCTGGCGCGGCGCGGCGCCGATCCAGCGCGCGCTGCTCGCCGGCGACGCCGAGACCGGCGTCTGCATCATGCAGATGGAAGCCGGGCTCGATACCGGCCCGGTGCTGCTCGCCGAGGCGACGCCGATCGCCGCCGACGACACCGCGGCGACGCTGCACGACCGTCTCGCCGGCATCGGCGGCCGCCTGATCGTCGACGCGCTGGCGCGGCTGCCGCTGCCGGCGCAGCCGCAGCCGGCCGCCGGCGTGACCTACGCGGCGAAGATCGACAAGGCGGAGAGCGCCATCGACTGGACGCGACCGGCGGCCGAGGTCGACCGCCACATCCGCGCCTTCAACCCTTTTCCCGGCGCCCACTCGGCGCTCGCCGGCGTGCCGGTGAAGCTGTGGCGCGCGCTGCCGGCGGCCGGCAACGGCCGTCCGGGCGAGGTGCTCGCTGCCGACCGCGACGGCATCGTCGTCGCTTGCGGCGAGGGGG from Azospira restricta includes these protein-coding regions:
- the def gene encoding peptide deformylase is translated as MALLPILRFPDPRLRKVAAPVTKVDDGIRRLAADMAETMYEAPGIGLAATQVDVHKQVIVIDVSETKDQLLVLINPELLHDEGLQVGEEGCLSVPGIYDKVERAEKVGIRYLDLQGEARTLEADGLLAVCIQHEMDHLRGQVFVDHLSMLKQTRIKAKLAKQARITA
- the fmt gene encoding methionyl-tRNA formyltransferase, with product MKLIFAGTPEFAATALGALLDAGHDVALVLTQPDRPAGRGMALQASPVKRLAEARGLPVFQPTTLKDPVAQAQLAAVGVEAMVVAAYGLLLPQAVLDLPRHGCLNIHASLLPRWRGAAPIQRALLAGDAETGVCIMQMEAGLDTGPVLLAEATPIAADDTAATLHDRLAGIGGRLIVDALARLPLPAQPQPAAGVTYAAKIDKAESAIDWTRPAAEVDRHIRAFNPFPGAHSALAGVPVKLWRALPAAGNGRPGEVLAADRDGIVVACGEGALRVVELQKAGGKRLPATQFLAGHAVAPGALFGSGA